One Triticum dicoccoides isolate Atlit2015 ecotype Zavitan chromosome 4B, WEW_v2.0, whole genome shotgun sequence genomic window carries:
- the LOC119295742 gene encoding probable xyloglucan endotransglucosylase/hydrolase, producing the protein MKATAGALLAVAAAVLLRGVAAAPPRKPVDVPFDKNYVPTWAQDHIHYVNGGREVQLSLDKTTGTGFQTRGSYLFGHFSMHIKLVGGDSAGTVTAFYLSSQNSEHDEIDFEFLGNRTGQPYILQTNVFSGGKGDREQRIYLWFDPTKDYHSYSVLWNLYMIAFFVDDTPIRVFKNSKDLGVRYPFDQPMKLYSSLWNADDWATRGGREKTDWSKAPFVASYRGFHVDGCEASAEAKFCATQGARWWDQPEFQDLDAAQYRRLAWVRKEHTIYNYCTDHDRYAAMAPECKRDRDV; encoded by the exons ATGAAGGCGACCGCGGGGGCCCTCCTCGCcgtggcggcggcggtgctgcTGCGCGGCGTGGCAGCAGCGCCGCCCCGGAAGCCGGTGGACGTGCCGTTCGACAAGAACTACGTGCCGACGTGGGCGCAGGACCACATCCACTACGTGAACGGCGGGCGGGAGGTGCAGCTGTCCCTGGACAAGACCACCGGCACGGGCTTCCAGACCCGGGGCTCCTACCTCTTCGGCCACTTCAGCATGCACAtcaagctcgtcggcggcgactccGCCGGCACCGTCACCGCCTTCTAC CTGTCGTCGCAGAACTCGGAGCACGACGAGATCGACTTCGAGTTCTTGGGGAACAGAACGGGGCAGCCGTACATCCTGCAGACCAACGTGTTCTCTGGCGGCAAGGGCGACCGGGAGCAGAGGATCTACCTCTGGTTCGACCCAACCAAGGACTACCACTCCTACTCCGTCCTCTGGAACCTCTACATGATCGC GTTCTTCGTGGACGACACGCCGATCCGGGTGTTCAAGAACAGCAAGGACCTCGGGGTGCGGTACCCGTTCGACCAGCCCATGAAGCTCTACTCCAGCCTGTGGAACGCGGACGACTGGGCGACCCGGGGCGGGCGGGAGAAGACGGACTGGTCCAAGGCGCCCTTCGTCGCCTCCTACCGGGGCTTCCACGTCGACGGCTGCGAGGCGTCCGCGGAGGCCAAGTTCTGCGCCACCCAGGGCGCCCGCTGGTGGGACCAGCCCGAGTTCCAGGACCTGGACGCCGCGCAGTACCGCCGCCTCGCCTGGGTCAGGAAGGAGCACACCATCTACAACTACTGCACCGACCACGACCGCTACGCCGCCATGGCGCCCGAGTGCAAGCGCGACCGCGACGTCTGA